A single window of Myxocyprinus asiaticus isolate MX2 ecotype Aquarium Trade chromosome 48, UBuf_Myxa_2, whole genome shotgun sequence DNA harbors:
- the LOC127437124 gene encoding arg8-vasotocin receptor-like, which produces MGHLSNTSASINSTDPFGRDEEVAKIEIAVLSVTFVVAVIGNCSVLVTIHNTKKKTSRMHLFIKHLSLADLVVAFFQVLPQLCWEITFRFYGPDVLCRIVKHLQVMGMFASTYMMVMMTLDRYIAICHPLKTLQQSTRRSRIMIGGTWIISLVLSTPQYFIFSLSEIQNGSEVYDCWAHFIQPWGVQAYITWIAVGIFLIPVIILMTSYGFICHSIRKNIRCKTKKTLVDGVCKSGLMGKNSVSSVSVISRAKIRTVKMTFVIVLAYIICWAPFFIVQMWSVWDKNFSWDDSENTAVTLSALLASLNSCCNPWIYMIFSGHLLHDFTHCFPCCHNLPQSFRKEVSDSSIHRKTLFTKITNRSPTCSSGNWKEFDHSLKSDRSTLET; this is translated from the exons ATGGGGCACCTGAGCAATACATCTGCATCTATAAATTCCACCGACCCGTTCGGCCGAGACGAAGAAGTCGCCAAAATCGAGATCGCGGTCCTGAGCGTCACGTTCGTGGTGGCCGTGATCGGAAACTGCAGCGTCCTTGTGACCATACACAACACGAAGAAAAAGACTTCACGCATGCATCTGTTCATTAAACACCTCAGTCTGGCCGACCTGGTAGTCGcgtttttccaagttttaccacaGTTATGTTGGGAAATAACATTCCGTTTTTACGGACCGGACGTTCTGTGCCGGATCGTGAAGCACCTGCAGGTGATGGGCATGTTCGCATCCACCTACATGATGGTTATGATGACTCTAGACCGCTATATCGCCATCTGCCACCCGCTGAAGACCCTCCAACAGTCCACGCGGAGGTCCCGCATCATGATTGGCGGCACTTGGATCATCAGTCTGGTCCTCAGCACCCCTCAGTACTTCATCTTCTCCCTCAGTGAGATCCAGAACGGATCTGAGGTCTACGACTGCTGGGCGCACTTCATCCAACCGTGGGGAGTCCAGGCGTACATCACCTGGATCGCAGTGGGGATATTCCTGATCCCAGTAATCATATTAATGACCAGTTATGGATTCATATGTCACAGCATTAGGAAGAACATCAGATGTAAAACTAAAAAGACGCTAGTGGATGGCGTGTGTAAGAGCGGGTTGATGGGGAAGAACTCGGTCAGTAGTGTGAGCGTCATATCCAGAGCGAAAATAAGAACCGTCAAAATGACTTTTGTGATTGTTCTGGCTTATATCATCTGCTGGGCGCCGTTTTTCATCGTGCAGATGTGGTCGGTGTGGGACAAGAACTTCAGCTGGGATG attcAGAGAATACGGCCGTCACTCTGTCGGCGCTCCTCGCCAGTCTGAACAGCTGCTGTAACCCGTGGATTTACATGATCTTTAGTGGGCATCTCCTGCATGATTTCACCCACTGCTTTCCCTGCTGTCACAACCTCCCCCAGAGTTTCAGGAAAGAAGTCTCGGACAGCAGCATACATAGAAAGACCCTATTCACTAAAATCACCAATCGCAGCCCCACCTGCAGCTCAGGCAACTGGAAAGAGTTTGACCATTCCCTGAAATCTGACAGGTCGACTCTGGAAACGTGA